One genomic segment of Hordeum vulgare subsp. vulgare chromosome 2H, MorexV3_pseudomolecules_assembly, whole genome shotgun sequence includes these proteins:
- the LOC123426761 gene encoding threonylcarbamoyladenosine tRNA methylthiotransferase, whose product MEDIEDVLGPAGFSGGGAPPGLRLPLSTVAVKPKRRPSRLVQTQPQPDARIPGTQTIYVKTFGCSHNQSDSEYMSGQLSAFGYAITEEPEGADLWLINTCTVKNPSQSAMSTLISKCKTANKPLVVAGCVPQGSRDLKELEGISIIGVQQIDRVVEVVEETLKGHEVRLLSRKTLPSLDLPKVRKNRFIEILPINVGCLGACTYCKTKHARGHLGSYSIDSLVDRVKIVVSEGVREIWLSSEDTGAYGRDIGTNLPNLLNAIVAELPADRSTMLRIGMTNPPFILEHLNEIASILRHPCVYTFLHVPVQSGSDAVLQAMNREYTVSEFRMVVDTLCELVPGMQIATDIICGFPGETDEDFVETVNLIKEYQLPQVHISQFYPRPGTPAARMKKVPSIEVKKRSRELTSVFEAFSPYEGLKGKVERIWITEIATDGVHLVGHTKGYIQVLVIAPDSMLGTSADAKITSVGRWSVFGEVIEGTIAVKEAALQQNSAEVQVENRPNRVEEAVCSTNTCDSDSCACSGVESVAQQCTPQRCEGPSDAPANYGDATRQETPQSTLVRRNVDGAGKTSESDAEKSRGDDHQVNVVTRRALNIDRILWGGLAVSFATTVAILVMLTYKIFYTSS is encoded by the exons ATGGAGGACATCGAGGACGTGCTGGGACCGGCCGGGTTTTCCGGCGGCGGAGCGCCTCCCGGGCTCCGCCTACCTCTCTCCACTGTCGCCGTCAAGCCCAAGCGCAGGCCGTCCAGGCTCGTGCAGACGCAGCCCCAGCCAGATGCCCGGATCCCAGGCACGCAG ACGATATACGTCAAGACATTCGGGTGCTCACATAACCAG AGTGACAGTGAGTACATGTCGGGGCAGCTCTCGGCGTTTGGATATGCAATTACTGAAGAGCCTGAAGGAGCTGATTTGTGGCTAATTAACAC ATGCACTGTGAAAAATCCAAGTCAATCTGCCATGTCAACTCTCATATCAAAATGCAAGACGGCAAACAAGCCACTGGTTGTAGCTGGCTGTGTGCCACAAGGAAGCCGGGATCTGAAGGAGCTTGAAGGTATTAGTATAATAGGAGTGCAGCAGATAGATCGGGTTGTTGAAGTAGTTGAGGAAACTTTAAAAGGGCATGAGGTTCGGTTGTTGAGTCGGAAAACACTGCCCTCACTTGATTTACCCAAG GTTCGAAAGAATAGATTTATTGAGATTCTTCCCATAAATGTCGGGTGTCTAGGCGCTTGCACTTACTGCAAGACAAAGCATGCTCGTGGTCATCTGGGAAGCTATTCTATAGACAGCTTG GTAGATCGCGTGAAAATTGTTGTCTCAGAAGGTGTTCGTGAGATATGGTTGAGCAGTGAAGATACTGGTGCTTATG GTAGGGATATCGGTACAAATCTTCCAAATCTCTTAAATGCAATTGTTGCTGAGCTTCCTGCGGACAGAAGCACAATGCTTCGCATCGGGATGACAAATCCTCCTTTCATACTGGAGCATTTGAATGAGATAGCTAGTATTTTGCGCCATCCTTGTGTTTATACTTTCCTTCATGTTCCCGTGCAATCGGGAAGTGATGCTGTTTTACAG GCAATGAATCGTGAATACACTGTCAGTGAATTCAGAATGGTAGTTGATACTCTCTGTGAGCTTGTCCCGGGCATGCAAATTGCCACGGATATTATTTGTGGCTTTCCTG GTGAAACCGATGAAGATTTTGTTGAAACGGTTAACCTTATAAAAGAATATCAGTTACCTCAAGTTCACATATCACAGTTTTATCCCAGACCAG GAACACCTGCTGCTAGGATGAAGAAAGTGCCTAGCATTGAAGTGAAAAAACGAAGTCGTGAATTGAcgtcagtttttgaagctttttcaCCATACGAAGGACTGAAAGGCAAAGTGGAGAGGATATGGATCACTGAAATAGCTACTGATGGTGTTCATCTG GTTGGACATACCAAAGGGTATATCCAGGTTCTTGTCATTGCTCCAGATAGTATGCTAGGAACATCAGCAGATGCGAAGATCACATCTGTCGGAAGATGGTCTGTATTTGGTGAAGTGATAGAAGGAACCATTGCAGTAAAGGAAGCAGCGCTTCAACAAAATTCTGCTGAAGTGCAGGTAGAAAACAGGCCGAATCGTGTGGAGGAAGCCGTTTGTTCTACAAACACCTGCGATTCCGATTCCTGTGCATGCTCGGGTGTAGAAAGTGTGGCACAACAATGTACTCCACAACGATGTGAAGGTCCATCTGATGCACCGGCAAATTATGGTGATGCCACTCGTCAGGAAACCCCTCAATCTACGCTTGTGAGAAGAAACGTCGACGGGGCAGGGAAAACAAGTGAAAGTGACGCAGAAAAATCGAGAGGAGATGATCATCAGGTAAATGTGGTTACCAGGAGAGCACTAAACATTGACAGGATCCTTTGGGGTGGTTTGGCCGTAAGTTTTGCCACAACAGTGGCCATACTTGTGATGCTTACCTACAAGATCTTTTACACGTCCTCCTAA